A window of Salvelinus sp. IW2-2015 unplaced genomic scaffold, ASM291031v2 Un_scaffold1478, whole genome shotgun sequence contains these coding sequences:
- the LOC112070968 gene encoding zinc finger protein 609 isoform X2: MESPVSTPATPPLHAMAPVGNSNDSIASPCEQIMVRTRSVASNTTDMALATEPECLGPCEPGTSVNLEGIVWQETEDGMLVVNVTWRNKTYVGTLLDCTRHNWAPPRFCESPTSDLEMRNGRGRGKRMRPNGNTPVNENSNSSDNKGSGTSKTRAANSSSSSKGRRGTPPNSNTEDVKVSPSSANKRKNKPASDMEPNSSSEDTKGSKRTRTNSNSGPGGVPQPPHAVLPGGVPQPPHAVLPGKPSIKMETLPPQQLDRNCPSPVLIDCPHPNCNKKYKHINGLKYHQARAHNDDDIKLDMDGDSEYGEDSTLHPDPSSCNGASISQKGCLSPARSVTPKGRGFEAQTPSPSSGKFGSKQGKKKPSEVDLEAGGMPMDGCEDGPCLTDEASNDGMDDKKDKAKKTGSGSKADKLAQKGMKSTRPIAPTIPPQQLYSLQTAGGFPAASPGSTSAIGSAVQSIPKSPQLKAIQSKPSALGDPSPVNPALSGSKDKKKKDKKKKEAGKEGDSPKGKGGKPEEGKSPYSESSDPGSKGDGLLNGSSDPHQSRLASIKAEADKIYSFTDNAPSPSIGVASRIEAGGMAQPLTPLHVVTQNGADNSSVKTNSPAYSDISDAGEDGEGRVEGVKGVKSEEQAAREGAKKALFPTQTASKESPYYPGYENYYSPNYANPNPSPGVSATGATQQEGAQVKVKKEEQEERKVKQEQQEERKVKQEQQEERKTEMGASGPGQQQQQQQASVIQQRSNMYMQPLYYNQYAYVPPYAYHPDQAYHNHLLNTNPAYRQQYDERQRQVVAEQHRAAEKKSDAAGKEREREGSSGKERGEEWKQKALVPPTLSKAPSVTDLGKGGLPQGKPPKEPSSSSEQTKSSVIMPKGEDAKAPAQQAEGLKMKLSEGGHHVKGDEPKAGMESGRPSAMEQAMWYRQEPDSRLWPYLYPSKYPEAQKPQDVERHRERDRDRGERDRDRKGKEGRDERARPKDATPKEESKEGVEPRLSLALEEHRGVGKDPRATAGHMQFSSPMAQHQGYMPYMHGAYAYGQGYDPSHPGYRGMPSVMMQNYPGSYYSFYGSKMGPGEEGGEKAARASPTVGGKSSSEAKALDILHQHASQYKSKSPTVGEKTSSHERERERAVAERDMDRPRSSPSQRIMPSHHHLGYPLLSGQYDLSYATGLSSSAIVASQQASSPSMYPPARR; this comes from the exons GTTCTGTGAGTCCCCCACCAGTGACTTGGAGATGAGGAACGGCCGGGGCCGGGGCAAGAGGATGAGGCCTAACGGAAACACGCCCGTCAACGAGAACAGCAACTCGTCGGACAACAAGGGCAGCGGCACCAGCAAGACACGCGCcgccaacagcagcagcagcagcaagggCCGGCGGGGCACGCCGCCCAACAGCAACACAGAAGACGTCAAAGTCAGCCCTTCGTCGGCTAACAAGCGCAAGAACAAGCCCGCCTCAGACATGGAGCCCAACTCCAGCTCAGAGGACACCAAGGGCAGCAAACGCACGCGCACCAACTCCAACAGCGGCCCTGGAGGAGTGCCCCAGCCGCCTCACGCCGTCCTCCCTGGAGGAGTGCCCCAGCCGCCTCACGCCGTCCTCCCTGGCAAGCCCAGCATAAAGATGGAGACACTGCCCCCGCAGCAACTCGACCGCAACTGCCCTTCGCCAGTGCTCATTGACTGCCCGCACCCCAACTGCAACAAGAAGTACAAGCACATTAATGGCCTCAAGTACCACCAGGCCCGTGCCCACAATGATGATGACATCAAGCTGGACATGGATGGGGACAGTGAGTACGGGGAGGACTCTACGCTCCACCCCGATCCGAGCAGCTGCAATGGGGCCTCCATCTCTCAAAAGGGCTGCTTGTCACCGGCCCGCTCAGTCACGCCCAAGGGTAGGGGCTTTGAGGCCCAGACTCCGTCGCCCTCCTCGGGTAAGTTTGGCTCCAAGCAGGGTAAAAAGAAGCCCAGCGAGGTCGATCTAGAGGCAGGGGGCATGCCCATGGATGGCTGTGAGGACGGGCCCTGCCTAACGGACGAGGCCAGCAACGACGGCATGGACGACAAGAAGGACAAGGCCAAGAAGACGGGTAGCGGCTCCAAGGCAGACAAGCTGGCCCAGAAGGGCATGAAGTCAACGCGGCCCATCGCCCCGACCATACCACCTCAGCAGCTCTACTCCCTACAGACGGCAGGCGGCTTCCCTGCAGCCAGCCCTGGCTCCACCTCTGCCATTGGTTCAGCAGTTCAGTCTATCCCCAAGAGCCCTCAGCTGAAAGCGATCCAGTCCAAGCCCTCGGCCCTGGGAGACCCCTCGCCTGTGAACCCAGCGCTGAGCGGCTCCAAGGACAAGAAgaagaaagacaagaagaagaaggaggcaggaaaggagggagatagccccaaagggaaagggggaaagcCAGAGGAAGGCAAGAGCCCGTACTCTGAATCTTCGGACCCGGGGAGCAAAGGCGACGGGCTGCTGAACGGCTCATCAGACCCCCACCAGAGCCGGTTGGCCAGCATCAAGGCCGAGGCGGACAAGATATACAGCTTCACCGACAACGCTCCCAGTCCCTCCATCGGTGTGGCCAGCAGGATAGAGGCTGGAGGCATGGCCCAGCCCCTCACCCCACTCCATGTGGTCACACAAAACGGAGCTGACAACTCCTCGGTGAAGACCAACAGCCCGGCCTACTCTGACATCTCGGACGCGGGCGAGGACGGCGAGGGCCGGGTGGAGGGCGTCAAGGGAGTCAAGTCCGAGGAGCAGGCCGCCCGAGAGGGGGCCAAGAAGGCCCTGTTCCCCACCCAAACAGCCAGCAAGGAGTCCCCCTACTATCCCGGCTACGAGAATTACTACTCCCCAAACTAcgccaaccctaaccctagcccggGGGTGTCGGCCACGGGGGCCACGCAACAGGAGGGGGCCCAGGTCAAGGTGAAaaaagaggagcaggaggagcgtAAGGTCAAgcaggagcagcaggaggagcGTAAGGTCAAgcaggagcagcaggaggagcGTAAGACCGAGATGGGTGCATCTGGACCagggcaacagcagcagcagcaacaggccTCGGTCATCCAGCAGCGCTCCAACATGTATATGCAGCCTCTCTACTACAACCAGTATGCCTACGTTCCCCCGTACGCCTACCACCCGGACCAGGCCTACCACAACCACCTGCTGAACACCAACCCGGCCTACCGGCAGCAGTACGATGAGCGGCAGAGGCAGGTCGTAGCCGAGCAGCACCGCGCCGCCGAGAAGAAATCAGACGCTGCTGGAAAGGAGCGCGAGCGAGAGGGCTCCTCAGGGAAGGAGCGGGGTGAGGAATGGAAGCAGAAGGCTTTGGtgccccccaccctctccaagGCTCCCAGTGTCACAGACCTGGGCAAAGGCGGGCTGCCCCAGGGCAAGCCGCCCAAAGAGCCCTCGTCCTCCTCGGAGCAGACCAAGTCATCGGTCATCATGCCCAAGGGGGAGGACGCCAAGGCGCCGGCCCAGCAGGCTGAGGGGCTGAAGATGAAGCTGAGTGAAGGAGGGCACCACGTGAAGGGGGATGAACCCAAGGCGGGCATGGAGTCCGGCAGGCCCTCGGCCATGGAACAGGCCATGTGGTACAGACAG gAGCCTGACTCGCGGCTGTGGCCTTACCTCTACCCCAGCAAATACCCTGAGGCCCAGAAACCACAGGACGTGGAGCGCcacagggaaagagacagagaccgaggAGAGCGGGACAGAGACCGAAAGGGCAAGGAGGGCAGGGACGAGAGGGCTCGGCCCAAAGACGCCACCCCGAAGGAGGAGAGCAAAGAGGGGGTTGAGCCCCGGTTGTCTTTGGCCTTGGAGGAACACCGGGGGGTGGGAAAGGACCCAAGGGCCACCGCTGGCCACATGCAGTTCTCCTCTCCCATGGCCCAGCACCAAGGCTACATGCCTTACATGCATGGAGCCTACGCCTACGGCCAGGGCTATGACCCCAGCCACCCGGGCTACCGCGGGATGCCATCAGTCATGATGCAGAACTACCCTG GGTCCTACTACTCATTCTATGGCAGTAAGATGGGGCCGGGCGAGGAAGGCGGCGAGAAGGCGGCGCGCGCCAGCCCCACGGTCGGTGGCAAGTCGTCCTCCGAGGCCAAGGCCCTGGACATCCTTCACCAGCACGCCAGCCAGTACAAGAGCAAGTCGCCCACGGTCGGCGAGAAGACCTCCTCGCATGAAAGGGAACGGGAGCGCGCCGTGGCCGAGCGAGACATGGACCGGCCGCGTTCCTCTCCCTCACAGCGCATCATGCCTTCCCATCACCACCTGGGCTACCCGCTGCTCTCGGGGCAGTACGACCTGTCCTACGCCACAG GTCTCTCTTCATCAGCCATAGTTGCCAGTCAACAAGCCTCCTCCCCCTCCATGTACCCCCCTGCACGGAGATGA